The nucleotide window GGAGCGGGCTTGCCCGCGATAGAGGCGACTCGGTGCTGGATCAGCGCGCAATCAGCTCGATCACACAGCACTGACCCTTGATAGAGATATCCAGCAGCCCGGCGTTACCATCCAGTTGCAGGCAATCATGGCGACCGAGTTGCGATGCGCTGTTACCGACCTTCACTTCAAGCGCTTCACTGACACTGAATACCAGCAGAGTCCCGGCCTCACTAAAAAACCGCTGCTTACCTTCCAGCCACTGCAACCGCGCGCGGTAACGATCCGGCGCATAAATCAGGTTGAAATCGCGAATCGGTCCGCCGAGCAATGCGCAGAACACGTGACTCTCGCCACTGAAAGCAAACGGGTCCAGCGGTAACAACGCCCGCGTGTCCTGACCATCGACGCGCAAGGTCATGCCCTCGCCTTGCAGCACGGTGATCACCCGCTCATAACCGGCAAAAGTGGAAAACCCGCCCGACTCGCCGATGTCGGCAATCGACAGGCGCCAGCCAAAACCATCAAGGCCCACACCGGTATCGCGGGTGATTTCTTCGGTGCTGCCGCCGCCGTTTTTCCACGGCATGCGCGGGTAATCTTCAGCGCGTAAAACCTTCAACTGACCCATTTATATCTCTTTGTTATTGATGGCTCTTTATTTATGAAACCGTCCTTCCAGACGATGACGGGAACCGGGGTGGATCAAACGGGCGGCGGTCACTGGCTGACGGCCGGACCAGGTGCGGCGACGAATCAGCAGGCACGGCTCGCCCTTTTCAATCTGCAGCAACTTGCACTCGGACGGCTCAGCCAGAATCGCTTCGACCACGTGCTCGCCTTCGGTCAACGGCGCAACCTGATTCAGATAGGCGTAAGGCGTTTGCAGGGTAAAGTCTTGCTTGAGGTAGTCCGGTGCCACCAGCGCGTTGACGAAACGGTCTTCGATTTGCACCGGAATATCGTTTTCGAAATGCACGATCAGCGAGTGGAACACTTTCTGGCCTTCGCGCATGTCCAGGGCCAGGGCCCGCTCGGAACCGGCGGCCTCTTCTTCGAGGGTGATCACCTTGCAAGTGTGACGATGGCCACGGGAGGCGATCTCGTCGGCGATGTTGTGCACTTCAAACAAGGCAGACTGACTTTTCGGCTCGGCGACGAACGTACCGACACCCTGCATACGCACCAGCAAGCCATCGGCAGTCATCTCGCGCAGGGCGCGGTTGATGGTCATGCGGCTGAAACCCAACTGGCTGACCAACTCGCTTTCCGACGGAACGCGGTAGTGCGGTGGCCAGTTTCCACTGTCGATTTGCTGGGTGATCATTTGTTTTACGCGGGCGTACAAGGGCGCCGGACTGTCGCCCAGATTGGCGCTCAGATTGGCATTCGGCGGCAATGTGGCAGAGGGAGTCGGCACGGTTAATCCTTGTTCGTTTAGTAAAGGTTGCTAGCTTGCCGGAGTTTACCGAGCAGGCAAACGTCTGTATATGTATATACAAATAACACACGATGGGGTGCTGAACCATGTCCGCCTTCTTTGCCGAACGCGCGCTGCTGCCTAGTGGATGGGCCAACAATGTACGTCTTGAGGTCAGCGCCGATGGCGTACTGACCCATGTCCAGGCCGATTCCCACGCAGATGGCGCCGAACGGTTGAGCGGCCCGCTGCTGCCGGGGATGCCGAATTTACACTCCCACGCCTTCCAGCGGGCCATGGCCGGGCTGGCGGAAGTGGCGGGAAATCCGAACGACAGTTTCTGGACCTGGCGTGATTTGATGTACCGTCTGGTCGGAAAAATCAGCCCGGACCAACTCGGCGTCATCGCCCGTCAGCTGTACATCGAAATGCTCAAGGCCGGCTACACCTCGGTCGCGGAGTTTCATTACGTACATCACGACAATAACGGCCAGCCTTATGCAGACCCGGCCGAACTGGCGCTGCGCATCAGCCAGGCGGCCAGCTCTGCCGGTATCGGGTTGACCCTTTTGCCCGTGCTCTACAGCCACTCCGGTTTCGGTGGCCAGGCCCCGAATGAAGGCCAGCGCCGCTTTATCAACAGCACCGAAAACTACCTGAAACTTCAGTCGCGCTTGCAGCCGATCCTGGCGCAGCAACCGGCGCAGTCGCTCGGCCTGTGTTTCCACTCGTTACGCGCGGTCACACCGCAGCAGATCAGCGAAGTGCTGGCGGCCAGCGACAAGCAGTGCCCGGTACACATTCACATTGCCGAACAGCAGAAAGAAGTCGACGACTGCCTGAGCTGGAGCGGTCGTCGTCCGCTGCAATGGCTGTACGAAAACACCGAAGTCGATCAGCGCTGGTGCCTGGTCCACGCCACTCACGCCAACCCGGAAGAAGTCACGCTCATGGCCAAAAGCCGCGCCATCGCCGGCCTGTGCCTGACCACCGAAGCCAACCTCGGTGACGGGATTTTCCCGGCGGTGGACTTCCTGGCTCAGGGTGGGCGCATGGGCATCGGTTCCGACAGCCATGTGTCGTTGAGCGTGGTGGAAGAGTTGCGCTGGCTGGAATATGGCCAGCGTCTGCGCGATCAGCGGCGTAATCGGTTGTATGGCGCGGATCAGCCGATGGTCGGCCGCACGCTGTACGACGCGGCGCTGGATGGCGGTGCCCAGGCATTGGGCCAACCGATTGGTGGCCTGGAAGTCGGCAAACGTGCCGACTGGCTGGTGCTGGACGGCAACGATCCGTACCTGGCGACAGCCAGTGGCGACGGAATTCTCAATCGGTGGTTGTTTGCCGGCGGCGATCGCCAGGTGCGGGATGTGCTGGTCAACGGCCAATGGGTCGTGCGTGACGGGCGACATGCCGGTGAAGAAGAAAGCAACCGCGCATTCACCCAAGTCCTGCGCGACCTCTTGGGCTGACGCAAAAAAATGTGGGAGCGAGCCTGCTCGCGATAGGGCCGTCAAATTCAACAGATATGTTGACTGACATTCCGCTATCGCGAGCAGGCTCGCTCCCACCATTTTTGATCTTCAGCGGCAGCCTAATTCGAAGTCTTCGCCATCTTGGTATCCGACGTGCGCCAGATCAGTCGCGTCGTGTCATACCCCTGCTGACGCGCCTTGCTCAGCAGTTCTTCGCGCACCACGCCATTGACCGTCGGGGTCCGTGACAGCAGCCAGAGGTGACGCCGGCCCGGGTCGCCGACAATTGCGGTCTTGTAATCATCGCTGACGTACAACACCCAGTATTCTCCCTTCGCCACACCGGGTATCAGTCGCGAGAACCAGGTATCGAATTCGACCCAGAGCTTGTCAGCCTTGCCGGGCACCTGTGGATAAGCCGTGCCTTTGGCCTCTTCCCATTGCCAGTCCGACGTCAGGCAGCGATTCAGCACTGCCATGTCGCCATCAGGCTTGAGGGTGTAATGGGCCTCGGATTGTGCACAGTTACGCTGGAAATACACCGGCAGACGCGCCAACTCGTACCAGGTTCCCTGGTAGCGCTTGAGGTTGACCGTGTTGACGGTCTTGGGTGCCAACGGATCTACGCCAGAAGTGGCGCAGCCGGCCAATACCAGGCCGGCAAAAAGAACGATCAGTAACCGCTTCATTATTTTTTTCTCCCGTGGGCGCGTAGCCCCGGTTTATTTCAGGCCTTGGCCAGAGAACATCAGCACTTTGTCACCGGCGTACTGCACGCTGATAAAGCTGTTTTTGTCACCCCAGGTGCAGCTGGACATGCCGAGCGCGCCCGAGCAGTCGGTGGGTTTGCCCAGCAAGGTTTCAACCTCGGCCTTGGGCATGCCGGTCGACAGCTTCGAGTAGTTTTCCTGATTGATCTTGCCGCACGCGGCCAACAACACGCAGAACGAGAGCAAGGCGATAGATCGCAGCGACATGGTGTAACTCCTGGTGCGAAGGGAATGGCATGGCTGCCAAGCTGAAGCTTAGAAGAGAAAACCCCTGTCTGGTTCCCTGACCCTCCGGCTATTTGTTCGGCCGCCCGTCAGGCTTTTGCCGATAAATCAGCCACTTTCTCGTGTCGTTGAGTATTTCGTCGGTTTTCGTCAAACCCGCCTAATCTTTGGCGCTGGCCAGTCGACATAAAAGCAGCGCCAAGCCTTCTACTGTGGCAAATTGACGCCTCTTTGCTGACCAGCCCCTGCGCGGTAGATCATTTAATGACCAGAAATATGAAATTCAGCCACAAAATCTTGCTGGCAGCCGCTCTCGTGGTGGCCGTCGCATTTGCCTGTTTCATCCTGTTCAACGATTACCGCCAGCGGCAGACCCTGCGCAGCAGTACCGAATCCTCGATGCAGGAACTCGGCAGCCTGACCACCAGCAACATCCAGACCTGGCTGGAAAGCCGCATCCAATTGCTGCAATCGCTGTCCCAGCAGATCGCGGTGGACGGCAGCGCCCAAGCCAACCTCAAGCGCGCCATCGACCTGCCGGCCTACACCAGCAACTTCCAGCTGAGCTACTTCGGCGGCACCGATGGCGTAATGTTCTCGGTCCCGGCCGGCAATCGCGCCGCGGACTACGACCCGCGTGCCCGTGGCTGGTACAAAGCGGCCAATAGCGCACAACAGACCATCGTCACCGAACCCTATATCGCGGCCTCGTCGGGCAAACTGGTGATCACCGTGGCCACGCCGGTGAAGCACCAGAGCCAGATGATTGGCGTCGCCGGCGCGGATATTGACCTGTCCAGCGTCAGCGCGATCATCAACTCGCTGAATTTCGGCGGTCATGGCCATGCGTTCATTGTCAGCGCCGACGGCAAAATCCTGATCCACCCCGACAGCAAACTGGTGCTCAAGAACCTGGCCGACGCCTACCCCAACGGCGCGCCAAAAATCAGCCCGGAGCTGAAAGAAGTCGAAGTGGACGGCAAAGCCCAGTTCATCTCCTTCACCCACATTAACGGTGTGCCTTCGGCGGACTGGTACGTAGCACTGGTGCTGGATCAGGAAACCGCCTTCTCGATGCTCAGCGAATTCCGTACTTCGGCGATTATTGCCATGGTCATCGCCGTGGTGATCATCATCGCGCTGCTGGGCATGTTGATCCGCGTACTGATGCAACCGCTGCTGATCATGGGCCGCGCCATGCATGACATCGCCGAGGGCGAAGGTGACCTGACCAAACGCCTGACCATCCACGGCCAGGACGAATTCGGTGCACTGGGCACCTCGTTCAACCGTTTCGTCGAGCGTATCCATACCTCGATCCGGGAAGTGTCCTCGGCCACCGGCCAGGTCAACGAAGTGGCCTTGCGGGTGGTGGCGGCCTCCAACTCGTCGATGTTCAACTCCGACCAGCAAGCTTCGCGCACCAGCAGTGTGGCAGCGGCGATCAACGAACTGGGCGCCGCCGCCCAGGAAATCGCCCAGAACGCCGCCCTCGCCTCCCAGCACTCCAGCGACGCGCGGGCCCTGGCCGAAGACGGTCAGCAAGTAGTGGATAAAACCATCGCCGCCATGCAGCAACTGTCAGCGAAGATCAGCGATTCGTGCGGCAACATCGAAACGCTCAACAGCAACACGGTGAACATCGGTCAGATTCTGGAAGTGATCACCAGCATCTCGCAACAGACCAACCTGCTGGCGCTCAATGCGGCCATCGAGGCGGCCCGTGCCGGTGAAGCCGGCCGTGGTTTTGCCGTGGTCGCCGATGAGGTGCGCAACCTCGCCCACCGCACTCAGGATTCGGCGCAGCAAGTGCAGAAGATGATCGAGGAGCTGCAAGTCGGCGCCCGAGAAGCGGTCAGCACCATGACCGACAGCCAGCACCAGAGCGAAAGCAGCGTCGGCATCGCCAACCAGGCCGGCGAACGCTTGGGCAGCGTGACGCAGCGCATCGGTGAGATTGACGGGATGAACCAGTCGGTGGCCACCGCGACCGAAGAGCAGACGGCCGTGGTTGAGTCGATCAACGTCGACATCACCGAAATCAATACGCTGAATCAGGAAGGTGTGGAGAACTTGCAGTCGACCTTGCGTGCGTGTGCCGACCTTGAGCAGCAGGCGGCGCGATTGAAGCAGTTGGTGGGTAGCTTCAGGATCTAAGGCGCTCTTGATGACCTCATCGCGAGCAGGCTCGCTCCCACAGTGGATCTCCAGAGCGACAAAGATCCATGTGGGAGCGAGCCTGCTCGCGATGGCGGTATCAGCAACAACGAAAAGCTAGAAGCGGGATCCGGGACCTGAAAGAAACTCCAGCTCCTCAGCCGTAGACTCACGCCCCAACACCACATTGCGATGGGGAAACCGCCCAAACCGCGCAATGATCTTCTGATGCCGCTCGGCATAATCCAGGTTATCGGCAAACACCGCCCGATCCGCCTCCGGTTGCTGTTCAACCAGATCAAGAAACCGCGAAACCGCTTCGTTCTGCACGGCCAGATTTTCGCAATGCTCGAACACCAGGTAGATAAACACCTGCTGGATCGGTCGCAGTTGCCGATCGAAATCCGCGGCAGTGCCCTGCGCTACCAGTGCCTGAGCCCTGAGATCGCCGGAAAAGGATTTGGGGGTATCGCGAAAGATCATACGCGGCAGTTGATCGAGTAACAGCACCAGAGCCAGCCAACCTTCGGGGCGTTGCGCCCACTCGGTCAATCCACCGGCCAGTGCCTGCTCGACCAGGTCCCCGAAACGCATCCGCGCTTCGAGGTCCTGACTGTCACGCTTGCCGAACCATAACTTGCCCTTGTCAGCCGCTATTTCGTTGGGTGATTCGAAAGATCCGAACCACCATTCGAGTAACGGCTGCCAAGGCGCGGTCATGGTTTACTCCTTGTGGTAAGCCGTGACGCGGGCAACTTCTTCTTTCGAACCGAGGAACACCGCAACACGCTGGTGCAGGCCTTCCGGCTGGATGTCGAGGATGCGCTGGTGGCCGTCGGTGGAGGCGCCGCCGGCTTGCTCCACCAGGAACGACATCGGGTTGGCTTCGTACATCAGACGCAGTTTGCCCGGCTTGGACGGCTCGCGGCTGTCGCGTGGGTACATGAACAGGCCACCACGGTTCAGGATGCGGTGCACGTCGGCGACCATCGCGGCAACCCAGCGCATGTTGTAGTTCTTTTTCAGCGGGCCTTCGTCGCCTGCCAGCAATTCGCCGACGTAGCGCTGTACCGGTGCCTCCCAGTGACGCTGGTTGGACGCGTTGATGGCAAATTCCTGGGTGGTTTCAGGAATGGTGATGTTTTCGTGGGTCAATACGAAGCTGCCCATTTCACGGTCCAGGGTGAAGCCTTTCACGCCGTCACCCAAAGTCAGGATCAGCATGGTCTGCGGACCGTAGATCGCATAACCGGCGGCCACTTGCTGGGTACCTGGCTGCAGGAAGGCCTTTTCATTCAAGGGTTCGTTCTGGGTCAGGTATTCGTTCGGGCAACGCAGTACCGAGAAGATGGTGCCGACCGGGGCGTTGATGTCGATGTTCGACGAACCGTCCAGCGGGTCGAATACCAGCAGGTACGCGCCTTTCGGGTATTTGCCCGGGATCTGGTAGGCATTGTCCATTTCTTCGGACGCCATGCCGGCCAGGTGACCGCCCCATTCGTTGGCTTCGAGCAGGATCTCGTTGGAGATTACGTCGAGCTTCTTCTGCACTTCGCCCTGGACGTTTTCAGTGCCCATGCTGCCCAGAACGCCACCCAGGGCGCCTTTGGACACGGCGTGGTTGATCTCCTTGCAGGCACGCGCCACCACTTCGATCAGGAAGCGCAGATCGGCAGGAGTGTTGTTGCTGCGGGTCTGCTCAATCAAATAGCGACTCAGGGTAACGCGGGACATGGAAGGCTCCGGAGGAATGGGGGGGCTAAAAACCCGTGCAGTTTAACGCGAGTCAGGGCGCATTTCCTCCTATCAGACGTGATACACCCAATAGAGTTCATGCGCGGGGTTGAGCGTAGTTCGAAAAGGGGCCGATGTGGCTTGTGGATCAGCGGCGGATTGAGGTTTTTTTATGGCTGACAGACCGCTTTCGCGGGCAAGCCCGCTCCCACATTTGATTGCAGTCGTTCACAAATAGTGTGCCCACTGAAGATCCAATGTGGGAGCCGGCTTGCTCGCGAATGGCGTGCAGCGCCAGCCATCCTCAGGGTTTAGCAGCAGGCTTGCGCAGCAAACTGAACGCCATGCCCCCCAGAAACAGCACACTGAGCAACAACACCGCCCACAGCCCGAACTTCTTCCAGTTCATGCCCACCAGCGCGGGCGCTGTCGCCACCGGGATCACCACTGCGGCTCCATCCACCGTCGCCTTGCCCAACGTCGCCAGCTTCGCCGCGCTGTAATCCGGAATCAGCGTCGACAACGGCAAGCTCGCCGCCTTCACCGTCGCACTCCCCAGCGCCAGCGTATAAGGCCCGGCCCCGCGCGCCAGGAACACCAGTTGCGTGGAGCGCACGGCAAACCGCACGGTTGGCGCTTCAGCGCCCAGGCCACCGCCGCGCTCATCCACCGTCAGCTTCAATTGCTGCACAGTCTGGCCCGACAACTGCAATTCGTTCTGCACCACGTCCTGGCCATTCTGGGTCAGGCGATACAGCAAACCGCTGGTCAGCGGTTGCCACGGCAGGCTGGTCTCCCGCCGCCCCGACAACGTCACCGGGGCCAGGCTGTTGGGCTGACTCAGCTCGATCTGCAGCCGCTGGACGTTCAATCCCATCGGCAATTGCCAGATGTACTCACCAGCCTTCACGCTGGTGCCGGCCAACGGTTGCGACCAGACCAACGGCAGCGGCAAGGTGCGTGGGCTGGCGCTTTCCAGTTGCGCCGACGTCAGCATCGGCGCCGACTGAGGCGAATTCCATAGCAAGCGCAAATAGCGCGCCGATTGCCCCGGCAGGCCGACTTCATGTTGCTCGACCCGTTCGTCGGCAAACGTCAGACGCGCCACCTGCCCTTCACCCCACGACTGCCAATGCTGCAAATCGTCGCTGGCTTCGATGCTGAAACGCTGGAAACCGTCGCGCTCGCTGGTCCAGTCGAGAATCAATTGCTGCAACGGCGCCTTGATGCTGCTGGCATCGAGCAACCAGCCGCGCAGCTCTTCTTCGCCCGCCTCCAACTGGCTGGACGGCTGCACTTCGATCAACGTGCCGTTGGTGTTCGATTGCACGCGCACACTCGGCGCATGTTCGGTGGCATCCGCCGAGTTATACAACGGAAACCACTTCACGTCGGTTTGCGTGCGGTTTTCGCGGGTCTGCGCGGGTTCCCGGGCCAGGGCGTACGCCTGAGCCTCACCGGCCGCATTGAAGACGCGTAGATCGCTGAGATCGGTCTGTCGCGCTTTCAATTGCACGCCCAAGGGCAATTCCAGGCGATACCACGGGCCCTCGCCACTCACGGACAACGGCACCTGTGCGGCAAAGTCCGCCGGTTTCTCCTGAGCGCCGGCCGACAGCGTCACACCCAGCACCACAGCACCCCACCAGCCCAGGTTCAGCTTCTGACTCAAGATGACACTCCTTCGGTTTCAGGGGCCGGTTTTTCAGCTTCCGGCACAGCCTCGGTGCGCTTGGGTGGCAACGGGGCGAAATAGCCCACCACCAGCAGCAATACGCCAACGCCGATAAACGACACGATCCGCGCCAGCCCGCCGCGGTTACTCAATTCAACGAAGAACAACTTGGCAACCACCAGTGCGATCAACGCCGCGCCAATCAGCCAGACTTCGCGACGATGACGCAGATGCCCACCGATCATCAGACTCAAGGCCATCAGGGTCCAGACGATGGACAGGCCCGCCTGCACCAGCATCGATTCAAGCAGCAGATCCAGCGCGAACGGCACGCCGCCCCAATGGTGAGCCGCGCGCATCACCAGCGCGGTGAAGAAGGCGAACAGCGATACACCGGCAATCACTTGCGTGGCGTTATCGGCGTAATCCTTGCGGATCGCCAATTGCGTGACCGCGTTGCGGGACCACACGTACACCCCGAACAGGGCAAACAACAGACCCAGCTCCAGAGGGTTGATCAGCGGCACATACGGCAACGGCTCGGCGGTGCCGTCACTGGCGATGTTCGCCAGCCAGAACCAGCCGAGCATCAACAACGCCAGAGGCGCAGCGGCATAGACCCGGTACTCGCGGGAATAAGCCGACACCGGCCATGGCCACGCGCGCGGTGCAGCCATCAGCACCAGATACAGGCTCGGCAGAATCGCCCAGCCCAACCAGCGCCAGGCGTTGTACTGTTCCGACAACAGCAGCAAGCCGTAACGCAACTCCAGGGCCAGCACGCCGATCAACAGCCAGCTGCCGAGCACATGGGCGGTGCTCAGGGCGC belongs to Pseudomonas sp. B21-015 and includes:
- a CDS encoding HutD family protein, with translation MGQLKVLRAEDYPRMPWKNGGGSTEEITRDTGVGLDGFGWRLSIADIGESGGFSTFAGYERVITVLQGEGMTLRVDGQDTRALLPLDPFAFSGESHVFCALLGGPIRDFNLIYAPDRYRARLQWLEGKQRFFSEAGTLLVFSVSEALEVKVGNSASQLGRHDCLQLDGNAGLLDISIKGQCCVIELIAR
- the hutC gene encoding histidine utilization repressor, which produces MITQQIDSGNWPPHYRVPSESELVSQLGFSRMTINRALREMTADGLLVRMQGVGTFVAEPKSQSALFEVHNIADEIASRGHRHTCKVITLEEEAAGSERALALDMREGQKVFHSLIVHFENDIPVQIEDRFVNALVAPDYLKQDFTLQTPYAYLNQVAPLTEGEHVVEAILAEPSECKLLQIEKGEPCLLIRRRTWSGRQPVTAARLIHPGSRHRLEGRFHK
- a CDS encoding formimidoylglutamate deiminase, which gives rise to MSAFFAERALLPSGWANNVRLEVSADGVLTHVQADSHADGAERLSGPLLPGMPNLHSHAFQRAMAGLAEVAGNPNDSFWTWRDLMYRLVGKISPDQLGVIARQLYIEMLKAGYTSVAEFHYVHHDNNGQPYADPAELALRISQAASSAGIGLTLLPVLYSHSGFGGQAPNEGQRRFINSTENYLKLQSRLQPILAQQPAQSLGLCFHSLRAVTPQQISEVLAASDKQCPVHIHIAEQQKEVDDCLSWSGRRPLQWLYENTEVDQRWCLVHATHANPEEVTLMAKSRAIAGLCLTTEANLGDGIFPAVDFLAQGGRMGIGSDSHVSLSVVEELRWLEYGQRLRDQRRNRLYGADQPMVGRTLYDAALDGGAQALGQPIGGLEVGKRADWLVLDGNDPYLATASGDGILNRWLFAGGDRQVRDVLVNGQWVVRDGRHAGEEESNRAFTQVLRDLLG
- a CDS encoding lipocalin family protein, whose protein sequence is MKRLLIVLFAGLVLAGCATSGVDPLAPKTVNTVNLKRYQGTWYELARLPVYFQRNCAQSEAHYTLKPDGDMAVLNRCLTSDWQWEEAKGTAYPQVPGKADKLWVEFDTWFSRLIPGVAKGEYWVLYVSDDYKTAIVGDPGRRHLWLLSRTPTVNGVVREELLSKARQQGYDTTRLIWRTSDTKMAKTSN
- a CDS encoding methyl-accepting chemotaxis protein, with the translated sequence MFNSDQQASRTSSVAAAINELGAAAQEIAQNAALASQHSSDARALAEDGQQVVDKTIAAMQQLSAKISDSCGNIETLNSNTVNIGQILEVITSISQQTNLLALNAAIEAARAGEAGRGFAVVADEVRNLAHRTQDSAQQVQKMIEELQVGAREAVSTMTDSQHQSESSVGIANQAGERLGSVTQRIGEIDGMNQSVATATEEQTAVVESINVDITEINTLNQEGVENLQSTLRACADLEQQAARLKQLVGSFRI
- a CDS encoding DUF924 family protein, giving the protein MTAPWQPLLEWWFGSFESPNEIAADKGKLWFGKRDSQDLEARMRFGDLVEQALAGGLTEWAQRPEGWLALVLLLDQLPRMIFRDTPKSFSGDLRAQALVAQGTAADFDRQLRPIQQVFIYLVFEHCENLAVQNEAVSRFLDLVEQQPEADRAVFADNLDYAERHQKIIARFGRFPHRNVVLGRESTAEELEFLSGPGSRF
- a CDS encoding class 1 fructose-bisphosphatase translates to MSRVTLSRYLIEQTRSNNTPADLRFLIEVVARACKEINHAVSKGALGGVLGSMGTENVQGEVQKKLDVISNEILLEANEWGGHLAGMASEEMDNAYQIPGKYPKGAYLLVFDPLDGSSNIDINAPVGTIFSVLRCPNEYLTQNEPLNEKAFLQPGTQQVAAGYAIYGPQTMLILTLGDGVKGFTLDREMGSFVLTHENITIPETTQEFAINASNQRHWEAPVQRYVGELLAGDEGPLKKNYNMRWVAAMVADVHRILNRGGLFMYPRDSREPSKPGKLRLMYEANPMSFLVEQAGGASTDGHQRILDIQPEGLHQRVAVFLGSKEEVARVTAYHKE
- a CDS encoding DUF3999 domain-containing protein encodes the protein MSQKLNLGWWGAVVLGVTLSAGAQEKPADFAAQVPLSVSGEGPWYRLELPLGVQLKARQTDLSDLRVFNAAGEAQAYALAREPAQTRENRTQTDVKWFPLYNSADATEHAPSVRVQSNTNGTLIEVQPSSQLEAGEEELRGWLLDASSIKAPLQQLILDWTSERDGFQRFSIEASDDLQHWQSWGEGQVARLTFADERVEQHEVGLPGQSARYLRLLWNSPQSAPMLTSAQLESASPRTLPLPLVWSQPLAGTSVKAGEYIWQLPMGLNVQRLQIELSQPNSLAPVTLSGRRETSLPWQPLTSGLLYRLTQNGQDVVQNELQLSGQTVQQLKLTVDERGGGLGAEAPTVRFAVRSTQLVFLARGAGPYTLALGSATVKAASLPLSTLIPDYSAAKLATLGKATVDGAAVVIPVATAPALVGMNWKKFGLWAVLLLSVLFLGGMAFSLLRKPAAKP